From the Fulvia fulva chromosome 2, complete sequence genome, one window contains:
- a CDS encoding Short-chain dehydrogenase/reductase ascJ has protein sequence MTYQFHPPTNSALRDKVVVLTGGAAGIGAAAVRLLHEAGAHVFFGDVLDDAGRALEQELTYGATVKFVHCDVTSYRDNLALFDIAFNSFGRIDHAWANAGIVEQGNIFDPKLSLEGVKEEPSKSLSVVDVNLKGPIYFARIAAVYLRQGSQQSDRSLTLTSSVGGFREDPGLWVYVPAKHGVLGLMRMLQDPLSKASPKIRTNAICPWATKTHMFEGNEEQWTAAGLPANSPDDVARIVVGVLADSKVSGGTIYIEGGRAWDIEAGLLKTRPQWLGERQTADLDGGTQVLGGGEGWTAGQKDSPVKSKL, from the exons ATGACTTACCAATTCCATCCACCTACCAACTCTGCCCTGCGGGACAAGGTTGTGGTACTCACAGGA GGTGCCGCCGGCATTGGGGCAGCAGCAGTGCGTCTGCTCCATGAAGCCGGAGCACATGTTTTCTTCGGCGATGTCTTAGATGATGCTGGGAGAGCGCTCGAGCAAGAACTTACCTATGGAGCCACTGTGAAGTTCGTCCATTGTGATGTGACCTCATACAGAGACAACTTGGCTCTGTTTGACATAGCCTTCAACTCTTTCGGTCGTATCGATCACGCCTGGGCGAATGCAGGCATAGTCGAGCAAGGCAATATCTTCGACCCAAAGCTTTCTCTCGAGGGTGTCAAAGAGGAGCCCAGCAAGAGCTTAAGTGTCGTCGATGTCAACTTGAAAGGGCCGATCTACTTTGCTCGCATAGCAGCGGTCTATCTCCGACAAGGCAGCCAGCAAAGCGACAGAAGCTTGACACTGACGTCGAGTGTTGGCGGCTTCCGAGAGGACCCGGGTCTGTGGGTATATGTGCCAGCGAAACATGGCGTTCTCGGTTTGATGAGGATGTTGCAAGATCCTCTGAGCAAGGCATCGCCAAAGATCCGTACCAACGCGATCTGTCCTTGGGCTACCAAGACCCACATGTTCGAGGGTAATGAGGAACAATGGACAGCAGCGGGGCTGCCAGCCAACAGCCCTGACGATGTTGCCAGGATCGTGGTGGGAGTTCTCGCAGACTCGAAGGTCAGTGGTGGCACGATCTACATTGAAGGCGGTCGTGCATGGGACATCGAAGCCGGCTTGCTCAAGACTCGTCCTCAGTGGCTCGGCGAGCGGCAGACTGCTGATCTTGACGGAGGAACGCAGGTGCTGGGTGGTGGCGAGGGTTGGACTGCTGGCCAGAAAGACAGCCCTGTCAAATCGAAGCTCTGA
- a CDS encoding Transcriptional activator ARO80, with product MAANGYGQRQASGGDLQYRATSQSPPQQDNKPNNQAVHQRTYQACIPCRQRKVRCDLGSVDNPHDPPCTRCRREAKECYFSATRRKKKNDSGNNTGSDAGEDAAYDARHARKRVRTSAPPESEYGTDAVDDRPRTPGGSIARSQPLPRPQPPRPVHYDEEQVKKADETAAMIQHAPLHGGHDALNLLYRAAVHPRTASTTSSHGRPSLNAQTSAGLPSAFSPIMNKVGTGSLSYANGPMGMFQGDSSIWKVQTDGPDTKNGVTDNINSDGHKSAIRAWSRFKFVRAGWFTSKEGIDYIVYFYKHLGPLTPVVLPDFRHASTHQRLLEEEPMLAVTMLLIASRHMDLEGPGSNSRPMHIHNKLWTYLSGMIDRVVWGQEQFGGGFCGAGAQPSCDVHPLTRKGLRTLGSIESLILLTEWHPRAMHFPPDEDDDDLMMPDQSFPTPAFEAEDVPKGIGGHRMDAWLEPCWRSDRMCWMLLGMAMSLAMEIGVFDSTESHRHARSADGGPLSVEDLAAYDKRRNNVRDLLLIYVTQTSGRLGLTSMLPTYYSKPEDSGLFKKQVGQQDSVQDITLHFWLRMAALMRDGNQKIFANRNFTRDLIRNGTYKTALDGLQKPLTEWLEEFQDCNAIPKHMKSILTIEYEYCRVYLNALGLQAVAERCANDQPSPPTILDPPLEMARTAFAANGTKHDAIAPHTLSKWLGGDRHYLQTVGDAARNLLKVVVEDLYPDGFLKHAPVRTYFRIISVAIMLLKSFSMGATESDISDSLSLMDRTVDALRTCIVDDVHVASRFADLLATLTENLKPRLVRIAADGRSGKNRRVSQHPSMDGIQDTRPTSAPQQGFLHRSQSQQEAQTSAGAMATQQQWNNYSNHQDVPPSTVMHGISYEPYDLNGQNGSFSVMPPPHFSTSSPSNGNVLTPGYDSAFPHDFNNNQDWFALPLDPIIGMQGADVNQTMYGPDIGGHDMLELLLNGSGNNGNGYQ from the exons ATGGCGGCCAACGGATATGGGCAGCGGCAGGCCAGCGGCGGCGACTTGCAGTATCGCGCGACCTCGCAGTCTCCCCCACAGCAGGACAACAAGCCCAACAACCAGGCTGTGCATCAGCGCACATATCAGG CATGCATACCATGTAGACAACGCAAAGTCAGATGCGACCTGGGCTCCGTCGACAATCCCCACGATCCGCCATGCACTCGCTGCCGTCGCGAGGCCAAGGAGTGCTACTTCTCGGCCACTCGCCGCAAGAAGAAGAATGACAGCGGCAACAACACTGGCTCTGACGCCGGGGAGGATGCCGCATACGATGCCCGCCATGCGAGAAAGCGGGTGCGAACATCAGCGCCGCCAGAGTCCGAGTATGGCACCGACGCAGTCGACGACCGACCACGCACACCAGGCGGATCCATCGCACGTTCTCAGCCTCTGCCTCGACCGCAGCCGCCCAGGCCGGTGCACTACGACGAAGAACAGGTGAAGAAGGCCGATGAGACAGCTGCGATGATCCAGCACGCGCCTCTACACGGCGGGCATGATGCTCTGAATCTGTTATACCGCGCTGCTGTCCACCCGCGCACCGCAAGCACCACCAGTAGTCACGGCCGTCCTTCGCTGAATGCGCAGACGAGTGCTGGCCTGCCGTCAGCCTTTAGTCCGATCATGAACAAGGTAGGCACTGGGAGCTTGAGCTATGCCAATGGCCCCATGGGCATGTTTCAAGGAGACTCATCAATCTGGAAGGTACAGACCGACGGACCCGACACCAAGAACGGAGTTACTGACAACATCAACTCCGACGGCCACAAGTCAGCTATCAGAGCATGGTCCCGCTTCAAGTTTGTCCGTGCAGGTTGGTTCACCTCAAAGGAAGGTATTGACTACATTGTCTACTTCTACAAGCACCTTGGGCCACTCACACCAGTGGTGCTGCCCGACTTTCGCCACGCTTCCACGCATCAGAGGCTGCTCGAAGAGGAACCAATGCTTGCCGTCACTATGTTGCTGATAGCATCGCGGCACATGGATCTCGAAGGTCCTGGCTCGAACAGCAGGCCTATGCACATTCACAACAAGCTTTGGACCTATCTCTCTGGCATGATCGATCGCGTTGTCTGGGGCCAAGAACAGTTCGGCGGAGGCTTCTGTGGTGCAGGCGCGCAGCCCTCGTGCGATGTACATCCCCTCACACGCAAGGGCCTGAGGACTCTTGGGTCAATCGAGTCTCTCATACTGCTTACCGAGTGGCATCCACGAGCTATGCACTTTCCGCCAGATGAGGACGACGACGATCTCATGATGCCTGATCAATCCTTTCCAACACCCGCTTTCGAGGCCGAAGATGTACCTAAGGGTATTGGCGGCCATCGCATGGATGCGTGGCTCGAGCCTTGCTGGCGCAGTGACCGCATGTGCTGGATGCTACTCGGAATGGCCATGAGTCTTGCCATGGAGATTGGCGTCTTTGACTCAACCGAGTCGCACCGCCATGCTCGATCAGCAGACGGTGGCCCCCTCTCTGTCGAAGACCTCGCCGCCTATGACAAGCGCCGCAACAATGTTCGAGACCTTCTGCTGATATATGTAACTCAGACCAGTGGCAGACTGGGCCTGACATCCATGCTACCCACCTACTACAGCAAGCCTGAGGATAGTGGCCTGTTCAAGAAGCAGGTCGGTCAGCAGGACAGTGTTCAGGACATCACGCTCCATTTCTGGCTTCGTATGGCAGCGCTCATGAGGGATGGCAACCAAAAAATCTTCGCTAACAGGAACTTCACCCGCGATCTGATTCGCAATGGCACGTACAAGACCGCGCTTGACGGACTTCAGAAACCTCTCACAGAATGGCTTGAAGAGTTTCAAGACTGCAACGCCATCCCGAAGCACATGAAGAGCATCCTGACGATTGAGTACGAGTACTGTCGCGTCTACCTGAACGCCCTTGGCTTACAAGCGGTTGCTGAGCGATGCGCGAATGACCAGCCTTCGCCCCCCACTATTCTGGACCCGCCGCTGGAGATGGCACGAACCGCCTTTGCTGCTAACGGCACGAAGCACGATGCCATTGCGCCTCATACACTCTCGAAGTGGCTCGGTGGCGATCGGCACTACCTGCAGACAGTCGGCGATGCTGCACGAAACCTGCTCAAGGTCGTCGTGGAAGATCTCTATCCTGATGGCTTCCTCAAGCATGCACCAGTCCGCACCTACTTCCGCATCATCAGCGTGGCCATCATGCTGCTCAAATCTTTTTCTATGGGAGCAACCGAAAGCGACATCTCCGATTCGCTGTCACTGATGGACCGCACAGTTGATGCGCTGAGGACGTGCATCGTGGACGATGTACATGTCGCCAGCCGCTTTGCAGACCTCCTCGCTACCCTGACCGAGAATCTGAAGCCACGTTTGGTGCGCATCGCTGCAGACGGCCGTTCGGGTAAGAACCGACGAGTCAGTCAGCATCCCTCGATGGACGGCATCCAAGATACGAGACCAACTTCCGCACCTCAGCAGGGCTTCCTGCACAGGAGCCAGAGTCAGCAAGAGGCACAGACCTCTGCGGGTGCCATGGCTACTCAACAGCAGTGGAACAACTACAGCAACCATCAAGACGTGCCACCATCAACTGTTATGCACGGCATTTCATACGAGCCATACGATCTGAATGGTCAGAACGGTTCATTCTCTGTTATGCCGCCGCCCCATTTCAGCACGAGCTCGCCCAGTAATGGCAATGTGCTCACTCCTGGCTACGATAGTGCCTTCCCTCACGATTTCAACAACAACCAGGATTGGTTTGCTTTGCCGCTGGATCCGATCATCGGCATGCAAGGCGCTGATGTTAATCAGACCATGTATGGTCCTGATATCGGTGGGCACGACATGCTTGAGCTTCTACTCAACGGGAGTGGCAATAATGGCAACGGCTACCAGTAG
- a CDS encoding Glyoxylate reductase: MSTQRPILLHCGADIRWNHDLYKTLQSKFTIVRSHSMSRQDFIQALKNKTFGDFVAIYRPFWGTGGEMSPWNKELIDLLPSSCKIDTSAGAGFDWVDTEALAKRGVIYCNAGAACTESVADTAIWLILSGMRDFTYSAIAARTCEAEKFKDAQRRAALTRNPRGHSLGIIGLGKIGQSIAKKAYQSFGMNVIYNDVRRLPESVEGEFWAKYYPDLDSMLAVADVVLVATPFGGEAVINADKLAKMKKGSRLINIARGKLIDEKALVDALKSGHLAGAGLDVHFDEPNVNPELAAMDNVEMLSHTAGASVDSHMGFETLGMENILQFFETGKAISPVNLHFFEEKSKL; encoded by the coding sequence ATGTCCACTCAAAGGCCCATCCTCCTCCACTGCGGCGCCGACATCCGCTGGAACCATGACCTCTACAAAACTCTTCAGTCGAAATTCACAATCGTCCGAAGCCACAGCATGTCCCGGCAAGATTTCATTCAGGCTCTCAAGAACAAGACTTTCGGCGACTTTGTAGCAATCTACCGTCCCTTCTGGGGCACCGGCGGCGAGATGTCTCCGTGGAACAAAGAACTGATCGACCTCTTACCTTCCTCGTGCAAGATTGATACCTCTGCTGGTGCCGGATTCGACTGGGTTGACACGGAAGCACTTGCCAAGAGGGGTGTCATTTACTGTAATGCTGGCGCCGCATGTACAGAATCTGTGGCTGACACGGCGATCTGGTTAATTCTTTCGGGCATGAGAGACTTCACATATAGTGCTATCGCGGCGAGGACTTGTGAAGCTGAGAAGTTCAAGGATGCACAGCGACGGGCTGCACTCACGAGGAACCCCAGAGGGCACAGTCTGGGCATCATTGGACTGGGTAAGATCGGACAGAGTATCGCGAAGAAGGCGTATCAAAGTTTTGGGATGAATGTCATCTACAATGATGTGAGGCGGCTGCCCGAGAGTGTTGAGGGGGAGTTCTGGGCGAAGTACTATCCTGACTTGGATAGCATGTTGGCGGTGGCGGATGTGGTGCTTGTGGCTACGCCATTCGGCGGTGAAGCGGTCATCAACGCGGACAAGCTTGCGAAGATGAAGAAGGGATCGAGACTGATCAACATTGCGAGGGGGAAGCTCATTGATGAGAAAGCATTGGTAGATGCGCTGAAGAGTGGGCATCTTGCGGGCGCTGGCCTGGATGTGCACTTCGATGAGCCAAATGTGAACCCGGAGCTAGCCGCTATGGATAACGTTGAGATGCTGAGCCATACAGCTGGAGCGAGCGTGGATTCGCATATGGGGTTCGAGACTCTGGGCATGGAGAATATCTTGCAGTTCTTTGAGACGGGGAAGGCGATTAGTCCGGTGAACTTGCATTTCTTTGAGGAGAAGTCGAAGCTATAG
- a CDS encoding Putative transferase caf17, mitochondrial codes for MSIPALRAPYVCTRCIARRTRRSYSTETPTRNPPPPPSSGASKLTNRRLISLRGNEAPKFLQGLITNNVRPESTSGFYAAFLTAPGKVLHDTFIYPTAGSRWQKDQGGEADEPGLLVEIDAEQADVLMKHLKRHKLRSKFKLRLLDEGELNVWSLWKEGERWTSHSQPQNSNRDDGHVSLTDCRAPGMGQRLILPDNTGNALEEVEEAPLSAYTIRRYLRGVAEGQKEMPRDDCLPMNCNIDIMGGIDFKKGCYLGQELTIRTHHTGVVRRRILPVVLHDQGKEAPEKLEYDPSLGINVPDFVGQDLRKDDERKRSTGKFIAGIGNIGLGMCRLEQMTDLTISGEPSPFTPEDKFTMQSASGKDLGVKPFVPDWVRGGIRGPKIQKRVE; via the coding sequence ATGTCTATACCAGCATTGAGAGCTCCATACGTATGCACACGATGTATCGCTCGCCGCACACGTCGTTCGTATAGCACAGAAACACCCACGCGAAATCCTCCGCCGCCACCGTCTTCTGGCGCATCGAAGCTCACCAACCGCCGGCTCATATCATTGCGAGGAAACGAAGCTCCCAAGTTCCTGCAAGGCTTAATAACGAATAATGTTCGTCCGGAGTCGACGAGTGGCTTCTACGCCGCCTTCTTGACCGCGCCAGGGAAAGTGCTGCATGATACATTCATATATCCTACAGCGGGCTCGAGATGGCAGAAAGACCAAGGTGGAGAAGCAGATGAGCCAGGACTCCTTGTGGAGATCGATGCAGAGCAGGCAGATGTGCTGATGAAGCACCTGAAGAGACACAAATTGCGGAGCAAGTTCAAGCTAAGGTTGCTTGATGAAGGCGAACTGAATGTGTGGAGCCTGTGGAAAGAAGGTGAGAGGTGGACATCGCATAGCCAGCCTCAGAATAGCAATCGTGATGATGGCCATGTCAGTCTGACAGACTGTCGCGCGCCGGGCATGGGTCAGAGGCTCATCTTGCCAGACAATACAGGCAACGCGCTGGAAGAGGTGGAAGAAGCACCACTTTCCGCATACACGATCAGACGATACCTCAGGGGCGTAGCAGAAGGCCAGAAAGAGATGCCGAGAGATGACTGTCTGCCTATGAATTGTAACATCGATATCATGGGTGGCATTGACTTCAAGAAAGGGTGTTACCTAGGTCAGGAATTGACGATTCGGACACATCATACTGGAGTCGTGAGAAGGCGAATACTGCCGGTCGTTCTGCACGATCAAGGGAAAGAGGCTCCGGAGAAGCTGGAGTATGATCCCTCTCTGGGCATCAACGTGCCAGACTTCGTGGGTCAAGACCTCAGGAAAGATGACGAGCGAAAGCGCAGTACGGGCAAGTTCATCGCTGGAATCGGTAACATCGGCCTAGGTATGTGCAGACTGGAGCAGATGACAGATCTTACGATATCCGGCGAGCCAAGTCCATTCACGCCTGAGGATAAGTTCACGATGCAGAGCGCAAGCGGCAAGGATTTGGGCGTGAAGCCATTTGTACCGGACTGGGTCAGAGGCGGCATCCGGGGACCGAAGATACAGAAACGAGTTGAATGA
- a CDS encoding Mitochondrial import receptor subunit tom40, with translation MAAAPPLEKPSVPVPVGIEVETKEVALPPLRTNGFLDTLLDTYRSIQERREALGLSHPGTVDGIAKEVQRDVFLTNQTFSGLRAELNKSFSIMPLFQISHAFASGSQMLSPYTFLALYGTNNTLCQAQLDSDASFSARFNQRLTNRLIFKSSVQIQPSSGMSPGGAQVSLEQDYTGDDFTASIKSINPSVLAGGLTGMFIASYLQSVTPRLALGLEGVLQRPGGGQGPEAALSYAGKYKGDDWIASAQFLTQGGLQLSYWKRLMDKVETGVDVNLQFAGLSGADAMMGGARKEGVATLGAKYEFSRSIFRAQVDSQGKLGCLLEKVIAPPVRVTFAGEIDHAKNSAKLGLAVSIEASGEELMEQQDKIVPAIPPF, from the exons ATGGCCGCGGCGCCTCCTTTAGAAAAGCCTTCAGTGCCAGTCCCAGTGGGCATCGAGGTGGAAACGAAAGAGGTCGCCCTCCCACCTCTCAGGACGAATGGCTTCCTAGACACACTCCTCGACACATATCGATCCATCCAAGAGCGAAGAGAAGCGCTGGGGCTCAGTCATCCTGGCACGGTGGATGGAATCGCGAAAGAGGTGCAGCGCGATGTCTTCCTCACCAACCAGACCTTCTCAGGTCTGCGCGCAGAGCTCAACAAAAGCTTCTCCATCATGCCGCTCTTCCAGATAAGCCATGCCTTTGCAAGCGGCTCACAGATGCTTTCGCCCTACACATTCTTGGCTCTCTATGGCACCAACAAC ACACTCTGCCAGGCACAACTAGACTCCGACGCTTCTTTCTCCGCTCGATTCAACCAGCGCCTCACGAACCGATTGATCTTCAAGTCTTCCGTACAGATTCAGCCTTCATCCGGCATGAGCCCGGGCGGTGCGCAAGTATCGCTAGAGCAGGACTACACCGGCGACGACTTCACCGCATCGATCAAGAGCATCAACCCAAGTGTATTGGCAGGTGGATTGACTGGCATGTTCATCGCATCTTACCTGCAGAGCGTCACTCCACGACTAGCACTTGGACTCGAGGGAGTACTGCAGAGACCTGGCGGTGGTCAAGGTCCAGAGGCGGCGCTCAGCTACGCAGGAAAATACAAGGGTGATGATTGGATCGCAAGCGCACAGTTCTTGACACAAGGTGGTCTGCAATTGAGCTACTGGAAGAGGCTCATGGACAAGGTGGAGACTGGTGTGGACGTCAACTTGCAGTTCGCCGGCCTTTCTGGCGCCGACGCCATGATGGGCGGTGCACGGAAAGAGGGTGTCGCGACATTGGGTGCTAAGTACGAGTTCTCGCGATCCATCTTCAGGGCACAGGTCGACAGCCAAGGTAAGCTCGGATGTCTGCTCGAGAAGGTCATTGCACCACCGGTTCGCGTCACTTTCGCTGGCGAGATTGACCACGCAAAG AACTCCGCAAAGCTCGGCCTTGCAGTGTCCATCGAAGCATCCGGCGAAGAGCTCATGGAGCAGCAAGACAAGATCGTGCCCGCCATCCCACCGTTCTAA
- a CDS encoding Putative 6-phosphofructo-2-kinase/fructose-2,6-bisphosphatase, translating into MDTLLTADVAAKSTAFRRRSSTYVDAIHDLPEKESMAPAQLYSTESGRLFHSGRIVIATVGLPARGKTHISVALARYLRWLGVKTHIFHLGDYRRAFVGAKGEVPDDYFHVNASTSSVLLRNKILKKCREDIFHFLNHEKGQIAIYDAVNPLANGRRALAKEFEKHNVQTMFIESTCTDERIIEDNVRSVKISSPDYIGWKAEDAVQDYLKRINARIPHFESLEESDLHYVKMINAGERVVVNNCAFGYLSQRIVFYLLNLHIKSRQTYFCRAGTTRDEENYKGDASLSAEGQDYARKMTEALIAHRETERLSLIEQGAPESTALKPLTVWTSTRKRTVETATFLEQKGYRVRQRSQMSQINPGVCEKLSERRIRELFPEEVSKHEQDPYHHRYPRAESYHDLAVRLEPCILELEREQNDLLIIAHESVLRVLYGYLMACSAHDIPSLEFPRDEIIEIIPASYNNSAKRIHIPDLPSKLVPGSPEDIRIPVPPSGTISPLSGMGTPAEGGRTPESSGNEAGLLPLRRGNISPRS; encoded by the exons ATGGACACACTACT AACTGCCGACGTGGCGGCCAAGTCGACAGCCTTTCGACGACGATCGAGCACCTATGTCGACGCCATCCATGACTTGCCGGAGAAGGAGTCTATGGCGCCCGCTCAGCTCTACTCAACAGAATCGGGTCGACTATTCCACTCCGGACGAATCGTCATTGCTACTGTCGGACTCCCCGCAAGAGGCAAGACGCACATCAGTGTAGCTCTTGCTCGCTATCTTCGATGGCTCGGTGTCAAGACCCACATCTTCCACCTTGGCGACTACCGGCGGGCCTTTGTTGGAGCAAAGGGTGAAGTGCCGGATGACTACTTTCATGTCAACGCCAGCACTTCGTCTGTCCTCCTTCGGAACAAGATCCTCAAGAAGTGCAGGGAGGACATATTTCATTTCCTCAACCACGAAAAGGGCCAGATCGCCATCTACGATGCTGTCAATCCGCTAGCCAATGGACGACGTGCTCTTGCCAAGGAGTTCGAGAAGCACAATGTTCAGACCATGTTCATCGAGAGCACATGTACGGATGAGCGTATCATTGAGGACAACGTGCGGTCTGTCAAGATCAGCTCACCCGATTACATTGGCTGGAAAGCCGAGGATGCCGTCCAAGATTACCTCAAGCGGATCAACGCACGGATACCGCACTTTGAGAGTCTCGAGGAATCTGATCTCCACTATGTGAAGATGATCAATGCAGGTGAGCGTGTGGTTGTGAATAACTGCGCATTCGGCTACTTGTCTCAGCGAATCGTGTTCTACTTGCTCAACCTGCATATCAAGAGCCGGCAGACCTACTTCTGCCGCGCAGGCACCACCAGAGATGAAGAGAATTACAAAGGAGACGCCAGCTTAAGTGCCGAAGGACAGGACTATGCTCGCAAGATGACAGAGGCATTAATTGCACATCGCGAGACTGAGCGCCTCAGCCTCATTGAGCAAGGCGCCCCTGAATCCACTGCACTCAAGCCACTGACTGTCTGGACATCGACCCGAAAGCGTACTGTGGAGACTGCCACGTTCTTGGAACAAAAGGGTTACAGGGTTCGACAGCGGAGCCAAATGAGTCAGATCAACCCTGGTGTATGCGAGAAGCTGAGCGAACGAAGGATACGTGAACTGTTCCCAGAGGAAGTGTCGAAGCACGAGCAAGACCCATACCACCATCGCTATCCTAGAGCTGAG TCCTACCACGATCTTGCTGTCCGTCTCGAGCCTTGCATCCTGGAGCTTGAGCGCGAGCAGAACGATTTACTGATCATTGCGCACGAATCTGTACTGCGCGTATTGTACGGATATCTGATGGCGTGCTCGGCGCACGACATCCCTAGTCTGGAGTTTCCGCGTGACGAGATCATCGAGATCATCCCAGCATCATACAACAACAGTGCGAAACGCATCCACATACCCGACTTGCCATCCAAGCTCGTACCTGGCAGTCCCGAGGACATCAGGATCCCCGTACCACCATCCGGCACTATCAGTCCGCTGAGTGGCATGGGTACTCCAGCAGAAGGCGGGCGAACACCAGAATCATCCGGCAATGAGGCTGGGCTGCTACCGTTGCGGCGAGGAAATATCAGTCCGAG GTCTTAG
- a CDS encoding UPF0676 protein codes for MGSIIRDEAISIPVIDISDANTNAPQQLLDAACNFGFVFVANNSAGISKDLIAKLFAISEDFFALPTDTKQSVSISSNKADKNHGWLSQGVEKLNPAMQQRPDVKEAFNMSLPDSNGAYEQPFPPLIQDNIQAIKTFQFACHTLCQRLLAHFATALHIDQGWFTSRHDFVATGKSHGSIFRLLYHPALNAALHDDVDIRAGAHSDYNSLTCLFQLPGQPGLEILTPKGDWAPVPVDPLGDGNLPILVNIGDLMQDWTGGLLKSTKHRVVFPTTDTDTSVGEKGGDRYSIAYFCHPLDDAVLEAVPSDVVREHAAQQGGSIKEGKVVTARDHLMERLAATYSVQEGK; via the exons ATGGGATCGATCATTAGAGACGAAGCAATCAGCATCCCCGTCATCGACATCAGCGATGCAAACACCAACGCACCACAACAACTCCTTGACGCCGCCTGCAACTTCGGCTTCGTCTTCGTGGCCAACAACTCCGCTGGCATTTCGAAAGACTTGATAGCAAAGCTCTTCGCCATCTCGGAAGACTTCTTCGCACTACCAACAGATACCAAACAGAGCGTTTCCATATCGTCTAACAAAGCCGACAAGAACCATGGCTGGCTTAGTCAAGGCGTTGAGAAATTGAATCCTGCTATGCAACAGCGGCCTGATGTGAAGGA AGCCTTCAACATGAGCCTCCCAGACAGCAATGGCGCTTACGAACAACCCTTTCCACCTTTAATCCAAGACAACATCCAAGCCATCAAAACCTTCCAATTCGCCTGCCATACTCTCTGCCAACGGCTCCTCGCCCACTTCGCCACAGCCCTGCACATCGATCAAGGTTGGTTCACGTCTCGCCACGATTTTGTCGCAACCGGGAAATCTCACGGCAGTATTTTTCGTCTCCTTTATCATCCAGCCCTTAACGCTGCTCTGCATGATGATGTCGATATTCGGGCTGGGGCGCATAGTGATTATA ATTCCCTGACATGTCTCTTCCAACTCCCTGGCCAACCCGGCTTGGAGATTCTGACGCCAAAGGGTGATTGGGCACCTGTACCGGTTGATCCTCTGGGCGATGGGAATCTGCCGATTCTAGTCAATATCGGAGATCTGATGCAGGATTGGACTGGTGGGCTGTTGAAATCGACGAAGCATCGGGTAGTCTTCCCAACTACTGATACTGACACTAGTGTCGGGGAGAAGGGAGGGGATAGGTACAGTATTGCATACTTTTGTCATCCCTTAGACGACGCAGTACTGGAGGCCGTGCCGAGTGACGTTGTGCGGGAGCATGCCGCACAGCAAGGAGGTAGCATCAAGGAGGGCAAAGTCGTCACGGCGAGAGATCATTTAATGGAGAGGTTGGCTGCGACGTATAGCGTCCAGGAAGGGAAATGA